From Penicillium psychrofluorescens genome assembly, chromosome: 1, one genomic window encodes:
- a CDS encoding uncharacterized protein (ID:PFLUO_000924-T1.cds;~source:funannotate): MSGKIGVFPASGGLGTSIVNHLTKLVPASQLILIARHPEKLSEFSQNGATIRQADYDGPSTLDKAFDGVETLMLISYASFEIQHRITAHHLAIDAAIKSGVKHIFYSSLAFAGISKDQSFAHVMGAHIATEKYLSEKSGNFTYTAVREGLYSESFPIYTAWFDLKNPADEVTIPHPGSGPGVAWAKKDELGEATAKLIVKYTQDPSGFPYLNGEILLSGPRELSLSDTVDVLGRAVGKPLKIREISVNEYASLPQIGKKHTYHGVDLSREWATAWEAIKQGETAIVSPALAAILGREPEDFETTIKAQLE; this comes from the exons ATGAGTGGCAAGATTGGCGTCTTCCCCGCTTCTGGCGGATTGGGCACGAGCATCGTCAATCATCTAACGAAACTGGTCCCAGCTTCACAGCTCATTCTCATCGCACGGCACCCCGAGAAGCTGTCTGAATTTAGCCAAAACGGCGCCACCATTCGGCAGGCAGACTACGATGGGCCCTCCACTTTGGATAAGGCCTTTGACGGGGTCGAAACGTTGATGCTCATCTCATATGCGTCGTTTGAGATACAGCACCGAATCACC GCACACCATTTGGCAATCGACGCTGCCATCAAAAGCGGAGTGAAGCATATTTTCTACTCCTCGCTAGCCTTCGCCGGCATTTCGAAGGACCAGAGCTTCGCGCATGTGATGGGAGCGCATATTGCGACCGAAAAGTATCTCTCTGAGAAGTCGGGCAACTTTACATACACCGCTGTTCGTGAGGGGCTGTACTCTGAGTCCTTTCCAATTTACACTGCCTGGTTTGATCTCAAGAATCCAGCTGATGAGGTTACAATTCCGCACCCTGGTAGTGGGCCAGGTGTAGCGTGGGCCAAAAAAGATGAGCTGGGTGAAGCGACTGCCAAACTCATCGTAAAGTACACCCAGGACCCGTCGGGATTCCCTTATCTGAATGGAGAGATACTTCTTTCTGGACCTCGGGAGCTTTCTCTCTCCGATACTGTCGATGTTCTCGGTCGAGCAGTCGGAAAACCTCTCAAAATTCGCGAAATCTCTGTCAACGAGTATGCCTCGCTCCCACAGATTGGCAAAAAACATACGTATCATGGTGTGGATTTGTCGAGGGAGTGGGCCACAGCATGGGAGGCTATTAAGCAAGGAGAGACTGCTATCGTATCTCCAGCTCTTGCCGCCATTCTGGGAAGAGAGCCCGAGGACTTTGAGACGACCATCAAGGCACAATTAGAATAA